Proteins encoded in a region of the Streptomyces sp. NBC_00310 genome:
- the leuS gene encoding leucine--tRNA ligase, producing MSETNPAATGMPVDAAPYRYTAAVAAEIEARWQDFWDAEGTYAAPNQSGDLAGDPELAARPKKFIMDMFPYPSGAGLHVGHPLGYIATDVFARYQRMTGHNVLHTLGFDAFGLPAEQHAVQTGEHPRITTEAAINNMKSQLRQLGLGHDKRRSFATIDPDYYKWTQWIFLQIFNSWYDDEAKKARPIADLVAQFESGERAVPGGGSWSALSATERADVLGGYRLAYASDAPVNWCPGLGTVLANEEVTADGRSERGNFPVFKAKLRQWNMRITAYADRLLDDLNELDWPEAIKLQQRNWIGRSEGARVDFPVDGERITVFTTRPDTLFGASYMVLAPEHPLVDKFTPDAWPEGTHDVWTGGHATPADAVTAYRAQAASKSDVERQAEAKDKTGVFIGSYATNPVNGERIPVFIADYVLMGYGTGAIMAVPCGDQRDFEFARAFELPIRCIVEPTDGRGTDTSTWEDAFGAYDAKIINSTGEGVSLDGLGVVEAKARIIEWLEREGVGEGTVNFRLRDWLFSRQRYWGEPFPIVYDEEGVAHALPESMLPLELPEVEDYSPRTFEPDDADTRPETPLSRNEDWVNVTLDLGDGRGPRPYRRETNTMPNWAGSCWYELRYLDPHNSERLVDPEIERYWMGPREGQPHGGVDLYVGGAEHAVLHLLYARFWSKVLFDLGHVSSAEPFHRLFNQGMIQAFAYTDSRGVYVPAAEVEEQDGKFFYQGRPVKREYGKMGKSLKNAVTPDEICGEYGADTLRLYEMAMGPLDVSRPWDTRAVVGQFRLLQRLWRNVVDEATGEVTVVDAEPGEDTLRALHKAIDGVRQDLEGMRFNTAIAKVTELNNHLTKVGGPVSRSVAEALVLLVAPLAPHIAEELWRKLGHTDSVVHRDFPVADPAYAVDEAVTCVVQIKGKVKARLEVSPAISEEELEKVALGDEKVVAALAGAPIRKVIVRAPKLVNIVT from the coding sequence ATGAGCGAGACGAACCCCGCTGCCACAGGTATGCCGGTGGATGCCGCGCCGTACCGCTACACGGCCGCAGTCGCGGCCGAGATCGAGGCACGCTGGCAGGACTTCTGGGACGCCGAGGGCACCTACGCCGCCCCCAATCAGAGCGGCGACCTGGCGGGCGACCCGGAGCTGGCCGCCCGGCCCAAGAAGTTCATCATGGACATGTTCCCGTACCCGTCCGGTGCGGGCCTGCACGTCGGCCACCCCCTGGGGTACATCGCCACCGACGTCTTCGCCCGCTACCAGCGGATGACCGGGCACAACGTCCTGCACACCCTGGGCTTCGACGCCTTCGGCCTGCCCGCCGAGCAGCACGCCGTGCAGACCGGTGAGCACCCCCGGATCACCACCGAAGCGGCCATCAACAACATGAAGTCCCAGCTGCGCCAGCTGGGCCTGGGTCACGACAAGCGCCGGTCGTTCGCCACGATCGACCCGGACTACTACAAGTGGACCCAGTGGATCTTCCTGCAGATCTTCAACTCCTGGTACGACGACGAGGCGAAGAAGGCCCGCCCGATCGCCGACCTGGTCGCCCAGTTCGAGTCCGGTGAGCGCGCGGTGCCCGGCGGCGGCTCCTGGAGCGCGCTGAGCGCCACCGAACGCGCCGACGTCCTGGGCGGGTACCGCCTGGCGTACGCCTCCGACGCGCCGGTCAACTGGTGTCCCGGCCTGGGCACCGTGCTGGCCAACGAGGAGGTCACCGCCGACGGCCGCTCCGAGCGCGGCAACTTCCCCGTCTTCAAGGCCAAGCTGCGCCAGTGGAACATGCGGATCACCGCGTACGCCGACCGGCTGCTGGACGACCTGAACGAGCTGGACTGGCCCGAGGCCATCAAGCTGCAGCAGCGCAACTGGATCGGCCGCTCCGAGGGGGCCCGCGTCGACTTCCCCGTAGACGGGGAACGCATCACGGTCTTCACCACCCGCCCCGACACCCTGTTCGGCGCGAGCTACATGGTCCTGGCCCCCGAGCACCCGCTGGTCGACAAGTTCACCCCGGACGCCTGGCCCGAGGGCACGCACGACGTGTGGACCGGCGGTCACGCGACCCCGGCCGACGCCGTCACGGCCTACCGCGCGCAGGCCGCCTCCAAGTCGGATGTGGAGCGGCAGGCCGAGGCCAAGGACAAGACCGGTGTCTTCATCGGCTCGTACGCGACCAACCCGGTCAACGGCGAGCGGATCCCGGTCTTCATCGCCGACTACGTCCTGATGGGCTACGGCACCGGCGCGATCATGGCCGTACCCTGCGGCGACCAGCGCGACTTCGAGTTCGCGCGCGCCTTCGAGCTGCCGATCCGCTGCATCGTCGAGCCGACCGACGGCCGTGGCACGGACACCTCCACCTGGGAGGACGCCTTCGGGGCGTACGACGCGAAGATCATCAACTCCACCGGTGAGGGCGTGTCCCTGGACGGCCTGGGCGTCGTCGAGGCCAAGGCGCGCATCATCGAGTGGCTGGAGCGCGAGGGCGTCGGCGAGGGCACGGTCAACTTCCGCCTGCGCGACTGGCTGTTCAGCCGCCAGCGCTACTGGGGCGAGCCGTTCCCCATCGTCTACGACGAGGAGGGCGTCGCCCACGCGCTGCCCGAGTCGATGCTGCCGCTGGAGCTGCCGGAGGTCGAGGACTACTCGCCGCGCACCTTCGAGCCGGACGACGCCGACACCCGGCCCGAGACGCCGCTGTCGCGCAACGAGGACTGGGTCAACGTCACCCTGGACCTGGGCGACGGCCGCGGCCCGCGCCCGTACCGCCGTGAGACCAACACCATGCCCAACTGGGCCGGTTCCTGTTGGTACGAGCTGCGCTACCTGGACCCGCACAACTCCGAGCGGCTGGTCGACCCGGAGATCGAGCGGTACTGGATGGGCCCGCGCGAGGGGCAGCCGCACGGCGGGGTCGACCTGTACGTCGGCGGTGCCGAGCACGCCGTGCTGCACCTGCTGTACGCGCGCTTCTGGTCCAAGGTCCTGTTCGACCTGGGGCACGTCTCGTCGGCCGAGCCGTTCCACAGGCTGTTCAACCAGGGCATGATCCAGGCCTTCGCGTACACCGACTCCCGTGGGGTCTACGTCCCGGCGGCCGAGGTCGAGGAGCAGGACGGCAAGTTCTTCTACCAGGGCCGGCCCGTCAAGCGTGAGTACGGCAAAATGGGCAAGTCCCTGAAGAACGCCGTCACTCCGGACGAGATCTGCGGTGAGTACGGCGCCGACACCCTGCGTCTGTACGAGATGGCGATGGGCCCGCTGGACGTCTCCCGGCCGTGGGACACGCGCGCCGTGGTGGGCCAGTTCCGCCTGCTGCAGCGGCTGTGGCGCAACGTCGTCGACGAGGCCACCGGCGAGGTGACCGTGGTGGACGCCGAGCCCGGCGAGGACACCCTGCGGGCGCTGCACAAGGCCATCGACGGGGTACGGCAGGACCTGGAGGGCATGCGGTTCAACACCGCGATCGCCAAGGTCACCGAGCTGAACAACCACCTGACCAAGGTGGGCGGCCCGGTGTCCCGCTCCGTCGCCGAGGCCCTGGTCCTGCTGGTCGCGCCGCTGGCCCCGCACATCGCCGAGGAACTGTGGCGCAAGCTGGGCCACACCGACTCCGTCGTCCACCGGGACTTCCCCGTCGCCGACCCCGCGTACGCCGTCGACGAGGCCGTCACCTGCGTCGTCCAGATCAAGGGCAAGGTCAAGGCCCGTCTGGAGGTGTCGCCGGCCATCTCCGAGGAGGAGCTGGAGAAGGTGGCCCTGGGTGACGAGAAGGTCGTCGCCGCGCTGGCCGGGGCACCGATCCGGAAGGTGATCGTGCGGGCGCCGAAGCTGGTGAACATCGTCACGTGA
- a CDS encoding cytochrome b/b6 domain-containing protein: MNPRRSNSSLPQTGRSAYGIATAAALLLIPVSVLVGGDAYREFLDFGAGVLSLVSLTCSVLWGLVAQDRTLLTVRQRIIGQAVHRTTAIAAVAFLVLHVSVKLALNHVSAIALFPFALGVTGSGALIGFGATAGSMMIFVAITGALRSNFASPAPVAARWRAMHMMAYPAWCFALVHGLYAGREAKPIFVILYSAGLVAVAAALLLRAAPRPVKRQVVERISAILGTDGQRPPEVDELVKSRSALQGFDEPGGRREGGRREGGQRDQMRDTGQFPLPGFGGGQSQPPLGDPLVPPQRAAASADSGPGFAAAYRAVSMTPRAQEPTAPYLTQQQPLDMQPTQAMPRMDDGAGTGTRWPAPSPPPVGEAPPSSYDPMQDTFAGQPLGGQTYQGQAYPGQAYPGETYNTGVSETSYGTAETNAPYGTYNPNDTYNSGPATETLPGYEDYNQPGSGEPWNAPSGGFK, from the coding sequence ATGAACCCTCGTCGCAGTAACAGCTCGCTACCCCAGACAGGCCGCTCGGCCTACGGGATAGCCACGGCTGCCGCTCTGCTGCTGATACCCGTAAGTGTGCTGGTCGGAGGTGACGCGTACCGGGAGTTCCTCGACTTCGGCGCAGGCGTTCTCTCGCTCGTCTCGCTGACCTGCTCGGTGCTCTGGGGGCTCGTCGCCCAGGACCGGACCCTGCTCACCGTGCGCCAGCGGATCATCGGCCAGGCCGTCCACCGGACGACCGCCATCGCCGCGGTCGCGTTCCTCGTGCTGCATGTCTCGGTCAAGCTGGCGCTGAACCACGTCTCCGCGATCGCCCTGTTCCCCTTCGCCCTCGGCGTGACGGGGTCGGGCGCGCTCATCGGTTTCGGTGCGACCGCCGGGTCCATGATGATCTTCGTCGCGATCACCGGTGCGCTGCGCAGCAACTTCGCCTCCCCCGCGCCGGTCGCGGCGCGCTGGCGGGCGATGCACATGATGGCCTACCCGGCCTGGTGTTTCGCGCTGGTGCACGGACTCTACGCGGGTCGCGAAGCGAAGCCGATCTTCGTGATCCTCTACTCCGCAGGCCTGGTCGCCGTCGCCGCCGCCCTGCTGCTGCGCGCCGCGCCGCGCCCGGTCAAGCGCCAGGTGGTCGAGCGCATCTCCGCGATCCTGGGCACCGACGGACAGCGGCCTCCCGAGGTCGACGAGCTCGTGAAGTCCCGTTCGGCCCTGCAGGGCTTCGACGAGCCCGGCGGCCGGCGTGAGGGCGGTCGGCGCGAAGGCGGACAGCGCGACCAGATGCGCGACACCGGCCAGTTCCCGCTGCCCGGCTTCGGCGGTGGGCAGAGCCAGCCCCCGCTGGGCGATCCGCTGGTTCCCCCGCAGCGCGCCGCCGCCTCGGCCGACAGCGGCCCCGGCTTCGCGGCCGCCTACCGCGCGGTGTCGATGACCCCCCGCGCCCAGGAGCCCACGGCGCCCTACCTGACCCAGCAGCAGCCGCTGGACATGCAGCCCACGCAGGCCATGCCCCGCATGGACGACGGCGCCGGTACGGGCACGCGTTGGCCGGCTCCGTCCCCGCCGCCGGTCGGCGAGGCACCCCCGTCGTCGTACGACCCGATGCAGGACACCTTCGCCGGGCAGCCGTTGGGCGGGCAGACGTACCAGGGGCAGGCGTACCCGGGCCAGGCGTACCCGGGCGAGACGTACAACACGGGGGTTTCCGAAACTTCCTACGGAACGGCTGAGACGAACGCCCCCTACGGCACGTACAACCCGAACGACACGTACAACAGCGGTCCCGCCACTGAAACGCTGCCCGGCTACGAGGATTACAACCAGCCGGGCTCAGGCGAACCCTGGAACGCGCCTTCCGGAGGATTTAAGTGA
- a CDS encoding helix-hairpin-helix domain-containing protein has product MGHGPPGVSRARTASGGGRPRPSAAERAVGAGAPAGDDPRGGAHGRAAGGRGLDGGGAVGSRADVHDVPSWAAGTDRAGFGREADRRAGSGREADEGAEPGREADEGAEPGREADDGVAPGREADDGSVGGDARGAWRERVGPAVRERLPLWLQVRCGMERKSVVALSVVLVVAAVFAAQHFWAGRTQQVSAPEVVRAVAPGASEAAGGPAGSFGEPGGGGAAAVSGAPAGASAPTAGPSIVVDVSGKVRRPGIRRLPAGSRVADALRAAGGVRPGADTDGLNRARLLVDGEQVLVGSPAQVPGPGAVPGAAGTGGAVTGAAPSAPVSLNTAGADQLDTLPGVGPVLAQHIIDYRTQHGGFRSVDELREVNGIGDRRFADLRNLVRP; this is encoded by the coding sequence TTGGGGCACGGGCCGCCGGGAGTGTCCAGGGCGAGGACGGCGAGCGGGGGCGGCCGGCCCCGCCCTTCGGCTGCCGAGAGGGCTGTGGGCGCAGGTGCACCGGCTGGCGACGATCCCCGCGGGGGTGCTCACGGGCGTGCTGCGGGTGGGCGAGGTCTCGACGGTGGAGGAGCTGTCGGCAGCCGCGCCGACGTCCACGACGTTCCCTCCTGGGCCGCTGGCACCGACAGGGCCGGATTCGGTCGTGAGGCCGATCGCAGGGCCGGATCCGGTCGTGAGGCCGACGAGGGAGCAGAGCCTGGTCGTGAGGCCGACGAGGGAGCAGAGCCTGGTCGTGAGGCCGATGACGGAGTAGCGCCTGGTCGTGAGGCCGACGACGGTTCTGTCGGTGGCGATGCGCGGGGTGCGTGGCGGGAGCGGGTGGGGCCGGCTGTGCGGGAGCGGCTGCCATTGTGGTTGCAGGTGCGGTGCGGCATGGAGCGGAAGAGCGTGGTCGCGCTGAGCGTGGTGCTGGTCGTCGCGGCGGTGTTCGCGGCACAGCACTTCTGGGCAGGCCGGACCCAGCAGGTCAGTGCGCCGGAGGTGGTGCGGGCGGTGGCCCCGGGGGCTTCGGAGGCCGCGGGGGGCCCGGCGGGGTCGTTCGGCGAGCCCGGGGGTGGCGGTGCGGCGGCGGTCTCGGGGGCACCGGCCGGTGCGTCGGCTCCCACGGCCGGCCCCTCGATCGTGGTGGACGTCAGCGGGAAGGTGCGCAGACCGGGGATCCGACGGCTGCCGGCAGGTTCCCGGGTCGCCGACGCGCTGCGGGCGGCGGGCGGTGTGCGGCCGGGTGCCGACACCGACGGGCTCAACCGCGCCCGCCTGCTCGTGGACGGCGAACAGGTCCTGGTCGGCAGTCCGGCGCAGGTGCCCGGACCGGGTGCGGTGCCGGGTGCGGCCGGGACCGGCGGGGCCGTCACCGGAGCGGCGCCCTCGGCTCCCGTCTCCCTCAACACGGCCGGCGCCGACCAGTTGGACACACTGCCCGGCGTCGGCCCCGTCCTCGCCCAGCACATCATCGACTACCGCACTCAGCACGGCGGCTTCCGCTCGGTCGACGAGCTGCGTGAGGTGAACGGGATCGGCGACCGCCGTTTCGCCGACCTGCGGAACCTCGTACGGCCATGA
- a CDS encoding DegV family protein, which produces MSRHVAIVTDSTAYLPPPAMERHGIIAVPLTVVLGDQALEEGTEISARSLAQALQKRRSVTTSRPSPELFAETYRRVAEAGATGIVSLHLSAEFSGTYDAAVLAAREAPVPVRVVDTGMVAMALGFCALAAAESTEAGGTVDEAVTAAEKRAAGTSAFFYVDTLDYLRRGGRIGAAQALFGSALAVKPLLQLDGGRIEMLEKVRTASKAIARLEEIVAERAGGAPVDIAVHHLAAPERASALAERLRDRVPGLVDLHVSEVGAVIGAHTGPGLLGVVVSPR; this is translated from the coding sequence ATGTCCCGCCATGTCGCGATCGTCACCGATTCAACGGCCTACCTGCCGCCGCCGGCGATGGAGCGTCACGGCATCATCGCGGTGCCGTTGACCGTGGTCCTCGGCGACCAGGCGCTCGAAGAAGGTACCGAGATCTCGGCGCGCTCCCTGGCCCAGGCGCTGCAGAAACGACGGTCCGTCACCACCTCCCGCCCCAGCCCCGAGCTGTTCGCGGAGACCTACCGCAGGGTCGCGGAGGCGGGCGCCACGGGCATCGTCTCCCTCCACCTGTCCGCCGAGTTCTCGGGTACGTACGACGCGGCAGTGCTCGCGGCGCGCGAGGCACCCGTGCCGGTGCGCGTGGTGGACACCGGCATGGTCGCGATGGCCCTCGGGTTCTGCGCGCTGGCCGCCGCCGAGTCGACGGAGGCGGGCGGCACGGTGGACGAGGCCGTCACGGCCGCCGAGAAGCGGGCCGCGGGGACGTCCGCCTTCTTCTACGTCGACACCCTGGACTATCTCCGCCGGGGTGGACGGATCGGCGCGGCACAGGCCCTGTTCGGTTCCGCGCTGGCGGTCAAGCCGCTGCTGCAGCTGGACGGCGGCCGTATCGAGATGCTGGAGAAGGTCCGTACGGCGTCCAAGGCGATCGCCCGCCTGGAGGAGATCGTCGCCGAACGGGCGGGTGGTGCGCCGGTCGACATCGCCGTCCACCATCTCGCCGCGCCCGAGCGGGCCTCGGCGCTCGCCGAACGGCTGCGGGACCGGGTGCCCGGGCTGGTCGATCTGCACGTGAGTGAGGTCGGGGCGGTGATCGGGGCGCACACGGGGCCTGGGTTGTTGGGAGTGGTGGTCTCACCTCGGTGA
- a CDS encoding ComEC/Rec2 family competence protein: MHAASGTRLGDAHPRQEGPTDLRLVPPALAAWGTAALTVDASPGWVTGVVVFCAVVGAALLVTWQGQEGQEGQEGQEGQEGQEGQEGQQGQQGQPGRRGRRGRQGHGRGRVRRGAGAWTQVSVAAVLLCAGAAAASAGLHGADLRRGPIPELAERYARVNAEVELTADPRLTRPRIKGNHVAPAAVLLQAEVRRVRSPDGTVVDTRTPVLVIVDAERRSYADTGRAGGDGGGADEGRGSGGRSSWLALLPSTRVRVVAQVVPAMVGGDRVAAVLRVRGGGAPVVVEDASAVQRLAGRLRAGLREATDGLDADARALLPGFVVGDTSRVTAELDEAFKATDLTHLLAVSGANFTILLALFIGPPGLAQRAERKGLAPRLGIPLRATALTGGALTLGFAIVCRPDPSVVRAAACGSIALLAIATGRRRSLIPALATAVLLLVLYDPWLARSYGFLLSVLATGALLTLAPRWSAALQRRRVPPRPAEALAAAGAAQAVCAPVVAVLSAKVSLVAVPCNLLAEFAVAPATVFGFATLAAAPVAMPVAEYLAWCASWPVGWIADIARAGASLPGAGVDWPGSWTGALLLVLVTVVVVLVGRRLVSHPWLVGACLMAFLLVVVQPPPLTRVITGWPPPGWRFVMCDVGQGDATVLAAGDGAGVVVDAGPDPLLVDRCLMTLGITRIPLVVLTHFHADHVVGLPGVLRGRSVGAIAATGFEEPVDQAEFVRREAAARGIPLTRAVAGEERRSGSLTWRVLWPPADGGAPDGPNDASVTMLVRSAGLTLLLLGDLEPPGQRELARSPEAAALAAVDVVKVAHHGSAYQDPGLIRAMAPRLALISVGADNPYGHPAPSTVAALRAGGATVLRTDEDGAVGVAGTAKELLVARD, encoded by the coding sequence GTGCACGCGGCCTCCGGCACCCGGCTCGGCGATGCGCACCCCAGGCAGGAGGGGCCGACGGATCTGCGTCTCGTGCCACCCGCGCTGGCCGCGTGGGGGACGGCGGCGCTGACGGTGGACGCCTCGCCCGGGTGGGTCACGGGTGTGGTCGTGTTCTGCGCGGTCGTGGGGGCGGCCCTGCTCGTCACTTGGCAGGGGCAGGAGGGGCAGGAGGGGCAGGAGGGGCAGGAGGGGCAGGAGGGGCAGGAGGGGCAGGAGGGGCAGCAAGGGCAGCAGGGGCAGCCGGGGCGACGAGGGCGACGGGGGCGACAGGGGCACGGGCGAGGTCGGGTACGGCGTGGGGCGGGGGCCTGGACCCAGGTGTCCGTCGCGGCAGTGCTGCTGTGCGCGGGCGCGGCCGCCGCCTCCGCCGGGCTGCACGGGGCGGATCTGAGGCGAGGGCCAATCCCCGAACTGGCCGAGCGGTACGCCCGCGTGAACGCGGAGGTCGAGCTCACCGCCGACCCGCGGCTCACCCGCCCTCGGATCAAGGGCAACCACGTGGCCCCGGCCGCTGTGCTCCTCCAGGCCGAGGTGCGACGTGTGCGGAGCCCGGACGGGACGGTCGTGGACACGCGGACACCGGTGTTGGTGATCGTCGACGCGGAGAGGAGGTCGTACGCCGACACCGGCAGGGCTGGGGGCGATGGCGGAGGCGCCGATGAGGGACGCGGTTCCGGTGGTCGTTCGTCGTGGCTGGCCCTTTTGCCGTCCACGCGGGTGCGGGTGGTGGCGCAGGTGGTGCCGGCCATGGTCGGCGGAGACCGGGTGGCGGCCGTGTTGCGGGTGCGGGGCGGTGGGGCGCCGGTGGTGGTGGAGGACGCGAGCGCGGTGCAGCGGCTCGCGGGGCGGCTGCGCGCGGGGCTGCGGGAGGCGACCGACGGGCTGGACGCGGACGCGCGGGCGTTGTTGCCGGGCTTCGTCGTCGGTGACACCTCGCGGGTCACGGCCGAGTTGGACGAGGCGTTCAAGGCGACCGACCTCACTCATCTCCTCGCCGTCAGTGGCGCGAACTTCACGATCCTGTTGGCCCTGTTCATCGGCCCGCCCGGGTTGGCTCAGCGGGCCGAGCGGAAGGGGCTCGCACCCCGGCTCGGGATTCCGTTGCGGGCGACCGCGCTGACCGGTGGTGCGCTGACGCTCGGCTTCGCGATCGTGTGCCGGCCGGACCCGAGCGTGGTGCGGGCCGCGGCCTGCGGTTCGATCGCGCTGCTGGCCATCGCGACAGGGCGCCGCAGGTCCCTCATCCCCGCGCTGGCGACGGCGGTTCTGCTACTGGTGCTCTATGACCCCTGGCTGGCCCGCAGCTACGGCTTCCTGCTGTCCGTCCTCGCGACCGGGGCTCTGCTCACCCTCGCTCCGCGCTGGAGTGCGGCGCTCCAGCGGCGCCGGGTCCCGCCGCGGCCGGCCGAGGCGCTGGCGGCGGCGGGAGCGGCGCAGGCGGTGTGCGCGCCGGTCGTCGCCGTGCTCTCGGCCAAGGTGAGCCTGGTCGCGGTGCCGTGCAATCTGCTGGCGGAGTTCGCGGTGGCTCCGGCCACGGTGTTCGGGTTCGCCACGCTGGCGGCGGCCCCGGTGGCGATGCCCGTGGCCGAGTACCTTGCCTGGTGCGCGAGTTGGCCCGTCGGCTGGATCGCGGACATCGCCCGCGCCGGGGCGTCGCTGCCCGGCGCGGGAGTGGACTGGCCGGGCAGCTGGACCGGCGCGCTGCTGCTCGTCCTGGTCACCGTGGTCGTCGTCCTCGTCGGGCGGCGGCTCGTGAGCCATCCATGGCTGGTGGGGGCCTGCCTGATGGCTTTTCTGCTGGTCGTGGTGCAGCCACCACCGCTGACCAGGGTGATCACCGGGTGGCCGCCGCCGGGGTGGCGCTTCGTGATGTGCGATGTGGGCCAAGGGGACGCGACCGTCCTCGCGGCCGGCGACGGTGCCGGGGTGGTCGTGGACGCGGGTCCCGATCCGTTGCTGGTCGACCGCTGTCTGATGACACTCGGCATCACCAGGATCCCCCTGGTCGTGCTCACCCACTTTCACGCCGACCATGTGGTGGGGCTGCCCGGAGTACTGCGGGGGCGTTCGGTCGGGGCGATCGCGGCGACGGGGTTCGAGGAGCCCGTGGACCAGGCCGAGTTCGTGCGCAGGGAGGCCGCGGCGCGGGGGATTCCGCTGACGCGGGCCGTGGCCGGGGAGGAGCGGCGCTCGGGGAGCCTCACGTGGCGGGTGCTGTGGCCACCGGCCGACGGGGGCGCACCGGACGGGCCGAACGACGCCAGCGTGACCATGCTCGTCCGCTCGGCCGGGCTGACCCTGCTGCTCCTCGGCGACCTGGAACCACCCGGCCAGCGGGAACTCGCGAGATCCCCGGAGGCCGCGGCCCTGGCAGCCGTGGACGTGGTGAAGGTCGCCCATCATGGTTCGGCCTACCAGGACCCGGGCCTGATACGGGCGATGGCCCCGCGGCTGGCGCTCATCTCGGTGGGCGCGGACAACCCGTACGGCCACCCCGCCCCCAGTACGGTCGCGGCGCTGCGAGCCGGAGGCGCCACGGTGCTGCGTACGGACGAGGACGGCGCGGTCGGGGTCGCCGGTACGGCGAAGGAGTTGCTCGTGGCGAGAGACTGA
- a CDS encoding NADH-ubiquinone oxidoreductase-F iron-sulfur binding region domain-containing protein, with protein sequence MNEALPDVPEVRVVGLPQLTSGFDLVERLDLPMHLKVHGPLEPMGGEQLAQLSERINLKGRGGAGFPFHKKLRSVAESAIKRGIRPVVVVNGSEDEPACRKDTVLINRAPHLILDGALLVAEALGARQLVIGVTRESTQRSMEAALSERGLSNRRGAAIRASVQRNPVRMVTGAAGSLIRSIDGGPPIPPGRKTSASKSGVGGAPTLLSNAETFAQLAIGARIGSERYGNTGLYDEPGTVMLTVSGAVARPMVIEAPTGVPLRYILQLAGAPPVPQGVLTGGYHGKWIDAATVNEAVVSRNSLDAVGGALGAGAILPISQDTCPLGESLQVAKWLAEESAGQCGPCYLGLPAAARGMEDILNGGGPAALEALKQVAKNVKRRGACSHPDGSAMFLESTIKAFTDDLAAHVLGNGCGRPVEGVLPLFEGGRMPTGIPGGAGEEENGASRQKIFVDWTLCRGHGLCADILPEVFQLGADGFPTVAQAKVPQYAEAKALRAVRRCPALALRLEEDNRAAAPSRNLPVLSQGRGRRALGSGR encoded by the coding sequence GTGAACGAGGCCCTTCCCGACGTCCCCGAAGTCCGTGTGGTGGGGCTCCCCCAGCTCACGTCGGGCTTCGATCTCGTCGAGAGACTCGACCTCCCCATGCACCTGAAGGTGCACGGTCCGCTCGAACCCATGGGCGGGGAACAGCTCGCCCAGCTGTCTGAACGGATCAACCTCAAGGGCAGGGGCGGCGCGGGCTTCCCGTTCCACAAGAAACTGCGGTCGGTCGCCGAGTCGGCGATCAAGCGCGGCATCCGGCCCGTCGTGGTCGTCAACGGCAGTGAGGACGAACCCGCCTGCCGCAAGGACACGGTGCTGATCAACCGTGCCCCGCACCTCATCCTGGACGGCGCCCTGCTGGTCGCCGAAGCCCTGGGCGCCCGCCAGCTCGTCATCGGGGTGACACGTGAATCCACCCAGCGCTCGATGGAGGCGGCCCTCTCCGAGCGCGGGCTGAGCAACCGGCGCGGTGCCGCCATCCGCGCGAGCGTGCAGCGCAACCCGGTCCGTATGGTCACCGGCGCCGCGGGCTCGCTGATCCGCTCCATCGACGGCGGCCCGCCCATCCCGCCGGGCCGCAAGACCAGCGCGTCCAAGAGCGGAGTCGGCGGCGCGCCGACCCTGCTCTCCAACGCCGAGACCTTCGCCCAACTCGCCATCGGCGCCCGCATCGGCTCCGAGCGGTACGGCAACACCGGTCTGTACGACGAGCCGGGCACCGTCATGCTCACCGTCTCCGGCGCGGTCGCCCGCCCCATGGTGATCGAGGCTCCCACCGGTGTGCCGCTGCGCTACATCCTGCAGCTCGCCGGCGCGCCGCCGGTCCCGCAGGGCGTGCTGACCGGCGGCTACCACGGCAAGTGGATCGACGCGGCGACGGTCAACGAGGCCGTCGTCTCGCGCAACTCGCTGGACGCGGTGGGCGGTGCGCTCGGCGCGGGCGCGATCCTGCCCATCAGCCAGGACACCTGCCCGCTCGGCGAGTCGCTCCAGGTGGCCAAGTGGCTCGCCGAGGAGAGCGCGGGACAGTGCGGTCCCTGCTATCTCGGTCTGCCGGCCGCCGCGCGCGGTATGGAGGACATCCTCAACGGCGGTGGTCCCGCCGCCCTGGAGGCCCTCAAGCAGGTCGCGAAGAACGTGAAGCGGCGCGGCGCGTGCTCGCACCCCGACGGCTCCGCCATGTTCCTGGAATCGACCATCAAGGCGTTCACGGACGACCTCGCCGCGCATGTCCTCGGCAACGGCTGCGGCCGTCCCGTCGAAGGCGTGCTGCCGCTCTTCGAGGGCGGCAGGATGCCGACCGGCATCCCGGGCGGCGCCGGCGAGGAGGAGAACGGCGCCAGCCGCCAGAAGATCTTCGTCGACTGGACGCTCTGCCGGGGCCACGGCCTGTGCGCCGACATCCTCCCCGAGGTCTTCCAGCTCGGCGCCGACGGCTTCCCCACCGTCGCCCAGGCGAAGGTCCCCCAGTACGCCGAGGCCAAGGCCCTGCGCGCGGTGCGCCGCTGCCCGGCGCTCGCCCTGCGTCTGGAGGAGGACAACCGCGCCGCCGCCCCGTCCCGGAACCTCCCGGTCCTCTCGCAGGGCCGCGGCCGCCGGGCCCTGGGCAGCGGTCGCTGA